A DNA window from Tamandua tetradactyla isolate mTamTet1 chromosome 22, mTamTet1.pri, whole genome shotgun sequence contains the following coding sequences:
- the SPRY1 gene encoding protein sprouty homolog 1, with the protein MDPPNQHGGGSSLVVVQQPLGNRQRLDYERETQPAPVLSLDQIKAIRGSNEYTEGPSVVKRPAPRAAPRQEKHERTHEIIPINVNNNYEHRSAGHLVHGGPPHNARGPILNRSTSTGSAASSGSSGSASSEQGLLGRSPPTRPGPGQRSERAIRTQPKQLIVDDPKGSLKEDLTQHKFICEQCGKCKCGECTAPRTLPSCLACNRQCLCSAESMVEYGTCMCLVKGIFYHCSSDDEGDSYADNPCSCSQSHCCSRYLCMGTLSLLLPCLLCYPPAEGCLKLCRGCYDWIHRPGCRCKNSNTVYCKLESCPSRGQGKPS; encoded by the coding sequence ATGGATCCCCCAAACCAGCATGGCGGTGGCAGCTCCTTGGTTGTGGTCCAGCAGCCTCTGGGCAACCGGCAGAGGCTAGACTATGAGAGGGAGACTCAACCTGCCCCTGTTTTGTCCTTAGACCAAATCAAGGCCATCAGAGGCAGCAACGAATACACAGAAGGACCTTCAGTGGTGAAGAGGCCTGCTCCCCGAGCAGCACCGAGACAGGAAAAGCACGAAAGGACTCATGAAATCATACCGATCAATGTGAATAATAATTATGAACACAGGTCTGCAGGCCACCTGGTCCACGGCGGACCCCCACACAATGCCAGGGGCCCCATTCTGAACAGGTCCACCAGCACTGGCAGTGCAGCCAGTTCTGGGAGCAGCGGCAGTGCCTCTTCTGAACAGGGGCTGCTAGGAAGGTCCCCCCCAACCAGACCAGGCCCCGGGCAGAGGTCTGAAAGGGCCATACGGACCCAGCCCAAGCAGCTAATCGTGGATGATCCGAAGGGTTCCTTGAAGGAGGACCTGACCCAGCACAAGTTCATTTGTGAACAGTGTGGGAAGTGCAAGTGTGGAGAGTGCACAGCTCCCAGGACCCTGCCCTCCTGCTTGGCCTGTAACCGGCAGTGCCTCTGCTCTGCCGAGAGCATGGTGGAATACGGAACCTGCATGTGCTTAGTTAAGGGCATCTTCTACCATTGCTCCAGTGACGACGAAGGGGACTCTTACGCGGACAACCCTTGCTCCTGTTCACAGTCGCACTGCTGCTCTAGGTACCTGTGTATGGGCACCCTGTCTCTGCTCTTACCTTGCTTACTGTGCTATCCTCCTGCTGAGGGGTGCCTGAAGCTGTGCAGGGGGTGTTACGACTGGATCCATCGCCCAGGCTGCAGATGTAAGAACTCCAACACCGTCTACTGTAAGCTGGAGAGCTGCCCCTCCCGCGGTCAGGGCAAACCGTCATGA